Proteins encoded by one window of Moorella humiferrea:
- a CDS encoding ATP-dependent Clp protease ATP-binding subunit → MSPRFTERANRALRLAQEEAKALRHPAVGTEHILLGILREGDSVAARALASLGVDVRAVRDEVRKIIRPGDTPGASEIGLTPRAKRVLELANEEARRQGVNYVGTEHILLGLLEEGEGLAAQVLSGLGLSADKIRQQVMALLGGAGGQPQAGGWTMVFGNLPFGMGGFPGGVGFQPGGAPAAAKGPVRAGQTPTLDQFSRDLTRLAREDKLDPVIGREKEIERVIQILSRRTKNNPVLIGDPGVGKTAIVEGLAQRIVQNQVPEVLRDKRVVALDMSGMVAGTKYRGEFEERFKRVMDEVRAAGNVILFIDELHTLIGAGAAEGAIDAANILKPALARGELQTIGATTIDEYRKHIEKDAALERRFQAVMVGEPTVEETIAILKGLRDRYEAHHRVKISDEALEAAARLSDRYITDRYLPDKAIDLVDEAASRVRLKVYTAPDDVKKLEARLEELEKEKAAAVHAQEFEKAAALRDEEKKIKEELEAKKGEWQKEKGLEKSVVTAEDIAQIVSSWTGIPVTQLAQEESERLLRLEEILHQRVIGQDEAVRAVARAVRRARAGLKDPKRPIGSFIFLGPTGVGKTELARALAEALFGDEDAMIRFDMSEYMEKHTVSRLVGAPPGYVGYEESGQLTEAVRRRPYSVVLFDEIEKAHPDIFNVLLQVLDDGRLTDAKGRTVDFRNTVIIMTSNIGAGTIKRESLGFKASTSEVAAESYEKMKKHIMEELRRTFRPEFLNRIDEIIVFHALSKEDIRKIVDLMLADLNRRLEDNKLTVEVTDEAKEILIKEGFDEAFGARPLRRAIQTLIEDQLSDEMLAGKIAPGDKVRAVARDGKIVLEKAA, encoded by the coding sequence ATGTCTCCTCGTTTTACGGAAAGGGCCAATCGGGCCTTGCGCCTGGCCCAGGAAGAAGCCAAGGCTTTGCGCCATCCGGCCGTCGGCACGGAACATATCTTGCTGGGCATTTTAAGGGAAGGTGATAGCGTCGCCGCCCGGGCTCTGGCCAGTTTGGGAGTTGATGTCAGGGCCGTCCGCGACGAGGTGCGAAAAATTATCCGTCCTGGAGATACTCCGGGCGCAAGCGAAATCGGCCTGACGCCTCGGGCCAAGAGGGTTCTGGAGCTGGCCAATGAAGAAGCAAGGCGTCAGGGTGTAAACTATGTAGGCACGGAACATATCCTCTTAGGTCTGCTAGAAGAAGGCGAGGGCCTGGCAGCCCAGGTCTTGAGCGGCCTGGGATTGAGTGCCGATAAAATTCGCCAGCAGGTTATGGCCCTGCTGGGGGGTGCCGGGGGACAGCCCCAGGCCGGCGGCTGGACCATGGTTTTCGGCAACCTGCCTTTCGGTATGGGCGGTTTTCCCGGCGGGGTCGGTTTCCAGCCGGGAGGGGCGCCGGCCGCGGCCAAGGGTCCGGTGCGGGCGGGCCAGACGCCCACTCTGGACCAGTTCAGCCGGGACCTTACCCGCCTGGCCCGGGAGGATAAACTTGATCCGGTAATCGGCAGGGAAAAGGAAATCGAGCGCGTCATCCAGATTTTGAGCCGTCGTACGAAAAACAATCCTGTTTTAATCGGTGATCCCGGGGTTGGCAAAACCGCCATCGTCGAAGGTCTGGCCCAGAGGATCGTTCAGAACCAGGTGCCGGAAGTCCTGCGGGACAAAAGGGTGGTGGCCCTGGATATGTCCGGTATGGTGGCCGGCACCAAGTACCGGGGCGAATTTGAAGAGCGCTTCAAAAGGGTTATGGACGAAGTGCGGGCCGCCGGCAACGTCATCCTCTTTATTGACGAGCTGCATACCTTGATCGGCGCCGGTGCCGCCGAAGGGGCGATTGACGCCGCGAATATTTTAAAACCCGCCCTGGCCCGGGGCGAGCTGCAGACCATCGGCGCCACGACCATTGACGAGTACCGCAAGCACATTGAGAAGGACGCCGCCCTGGAACGACGCTTCCAGGCGGTGATGGTCGGCGAGCCCACGGTTGAAGAAACCATTGCCATTTTGAAGGGCCTGCGGGATCGTTATGAAGCCCATCACCGGGTGAAGATTTCCGACGAGGCCCTGGAGGCGGCGGCGCGGCTTTCCGACCGCTATATCACCGACCGCTACCTGCCGGACAAGGCCATCGATTTGGTAGACGAGGCCGCTTCCCGGGTGCGTCTTAAGGTCTATACGGCGCCGGACGACGTCAAAAAACTGGAAGCGCGCCTGGAAGAACTCGAGAAGGAAAAGGCGGCGGCCGTTCACGCCCAGGAATTTGAAAAGGCGGCGGCCTTGCGGGATGAAGAAAAGAAGATTAAGGAAGAATTAGAGGCCAAAAAAGGCGAGTGGCAGAAGGAAAAAGGGCTAGAAAAATCCGTGGTGACGGCGGAGGACATCGCCCAAATCGTTTCCAGCTGGACGGGCATCCCCGTCACCCAGCTGGCCCAGGAGGAGAGCGAGCGGCTCCTTCGTCTAGAAGAAATCCTGCACCAGCGGGTTATCGGCCAGGATGAGGCCGTCCGCGCTGTGGCCCGGGCCGTGCGCCGTGCCCGGGCGGGGCTTAAAGACCCCAAGCGGCCCATCGGTTCCTTCATCTTCCTGGGACCAACGGGTGTGGGTAAGACCGAGCTGGCCCGCGCCCTGGCCGAGGCCCTCTTTGGGGACGAAGACGCCATGATCCGCTTCGACATGTCGGAGTACATGGAGAAGCACACCGTATCGCGGCTTGTCGGCGCCCCGCCCGGCTACGTCGGTTATGAAGAGAGCGGTCAGTTGACGGAGGCCGTCCGACGCCGGCCCTACAGCGTCGTGCTCTTTGACGAGATTGAAAAGGCCCACCCGGACATCTTTAACGTGCTGCTCCAGGTGCTGGACGACGGCAGGCTTACGGACGCCAAGGGTCGCACCGTGGATTTCCGCAACACGGTAATTATCATGACCTCCAACATCGGCGCCGGGACCATCAAGAGGGAAAGCCTGGGCTTTAAGGCTTCCACCAGCGAAGTGGCCGCCGAGTCTTATGAAAAAATGAAAAAGCACATCATGGAAGAACTGCGGCGGACCTTCCGGCCCGAGTTCTTAAACCGCATCGACGAAATAATCGTCTTCCACGCCCTTTCCAAGGAAGATATCAGGAAGATCGTCGATTTGATGCTGGCCGACCTCAACCGGCGCCTGGAAGACAACAAGCTGACGGTGGAAGTGACCGACGAAGCCAAGGAAATCCTTATTAAAGAAGGCTTCGATGAAGCCTTTGGCGCCCGGCCCCTGCGCCGTGCCATTCAAACCCTCATCGAGGATCAGCTCTCCGACGAGATGCTGGCCGGGAAAATTGCTCCCGGCGACAAAGTCCGGGCCGTCGCCCGGGACGGCAAAATTGTCCTGGAGAAAGCGGCTTAA
- a CDS encoding protein arginine kinase, with protein MSLNLERNSKWMEGSGPQADIVISSRIRLARNLKGMPFPNLMNEAQEAKVIQLVGQAIRTPGVFQAVGELKLMPLRELSPVERQILVEKHLISPDLAEGKGEKAVVLRDDEALSIMVNEEDHLRLQCLLPALMLHEAWRLADAADDALESELDYAFDQDKGYLTACPTNVGTGLRASTMLHLPALVLTRQAGEILTALTKVGVAVRGLYGEGTEAQGNIFQVSNQITLGRSEEEIINNLSAVTVRLADQEREARELLRKQSRWQLEDRVGRAYGLLTNARILSSQEALQLLSDVRLGVEMKILRGIDQRLINQLMVRIQPAYLQFAAGREMTPFERDVHRAAMVRELLAG; from the coding sequence ATGAGCCTGAATTTAGAGCGCAACAGTAAATGGATGGAAGGTTCCGGTCCCCAGGCTGACATTGTCATTTCCAGCCGCATCCGGCTCGCCCGTAACTTGAAGGGGATGCCCTTTCCCAATCTCATGAATGAAGCCCAGGAAGCCAAAGTGATCCAATTGGTGGGGCAGGCCATCAGGACGCCGGGAGTTTTTCAAGCCGTCGGCGAGTTAAAGCTTATGCCTTTAAGGGAATTGTCGCCGGTGGAGCGGCAAATACTAGTGGAGAAACACCTCATCAGTCCTGATCTGGCGGAAGGAAAAGGAGAAAAAGCCGTAGTCTTAAGGGATGATGAGGCCTTGAGCATTATGGTCAATGAAGAGGATCACCTGCGCCTGCAGTGCCTCTTACCGGCCTTGATGCTCCATGAGGCCTGGCGTCTGGCCGATGCCGCCGACGATGCCCTGGAAAGCGAATTGGATTATGCCTTTGATCAAGATAAAGGATATCTCACTGCCTGTCCCACCAATGTGGGTACCGGTTTAAGGGCTTCTACGATGCTCCATCTGCCGGCCCTGGTGCTCACCAGGCAGGCAGGGGAAATCCTGACGGCCCTTACCAAGGTGGGCGTTGCCGTGCGCGGTTTGTATGGCGAAGGAACTGAGGCCCAAGGAAATATATTCCAGGTATCTAACCAGATTACCCTGGGTCGTTCGGAAGAAGAAATTATCAACAACCTTTCGGCCGTCACGGTACGCCTGGCCGATCAGGAAAGGGAAGCACGGGAACTACTGCGCAAGCAGAGCCGGTGGCAGCTGGAAGATCGTGTTGGCCGGGCGTACGGGCTCCTTACCAATGCCCGTATTTTGAGTTCCCAGGAAGCCCTGCAGCTCCTTTCCGACGTGCGTCTGGGTGTGGAAATGAAAATTTTACGCGGCATCGATCAGCGGTTGATCAACCAGCTCATGGTGCGCATCCAGCCGGCTTATCTCCAGTTTGCCGCCGGCAGGGAGATGACGCCCTTTGAACGTGACGTGCACCGTGCAGCCATGGTTCGTGAACTTTTAGCAGGTTAA
- a CDS encoding CtsR family transcriptional regulator, whose protein sequence is MEGKTLADRIESYIKWLLNRSTDGVVELQRQELAERFTCVPSQISYVLSTRFTIERGYLVESRRGGGGYIRIARVPLNADTRFKAWVQEALGEYLTQEAAVELLSRLEEEGLLTRREQILLTAVINRQSLPLELPVRDQVRACIMKAVILTLMREDFPDAG, encoded by the coding sequence ATGGAAGGTAAGACTCTGGCCGATCGCATTGAAAGCTATATTAAATGGCTATTAAATAGAAGCACCGATGGCGTTGTGGAGCTGCAACGCCAGGAGCTGGCCGAGCGTTTTACCTGCGTCCCATCCCAGATAAGCTACGTATTGAGTACTCGTTTCACCATTGAAAGGGGATACCTGGTGGAAAGCCGCCGCGGCGGCGGCGGTTATATTCGCATCGCCAGGGTGCCTTTAAATGCCGACACAAGGTTTAAGGCCTGGGTGCAGGAAGCCTTGGGCGAATACTTAACCCAGGAAGCGGCCGTGGAGCTCCTCAGCCGTCTGGAGGAAGAGGGGTTATTGACACGGCGAGAACAGATACTCCTGACGGCGGTAATTAATCGCCAGTCTTTACCTCTAGAACTACCCGTGCGCGATCAGGTCCGGGCCTGTATTATGAAAGCCGTTATTTTAACCTTAATGCGTGAAGACTTCCCCGACGCGGGGTAG
- a CDS encoding polyprenyl synthetase family protein: MVGSEIQAVLSKTLWAAEPTLNSILNHALAGGKGLRPTLVLLCARFGMHDTLEVRQVAAAIELIHLASLIHDDVLDGATIRRNLPALHCVYGTVPAILTGDYLFATAFNLLTDSKKAVLKTVTEAIRSMCSGEIRQLTSGSPNVEAYFNYIGQKTAVLFSAACRCGAILCRLKRSQQINLARFGWHLGLAYQIIDDYLDLFGSPRLMGKPNRQDLTRGIITLPVLRFLERAPNAEDWQVKIQRGLKPAEIEELVRAARELNCDIETADVAREQVTLALEALDRLPPNPVQEELVLLALKILSPLNHADPAEEPAEEEELLRKGPGLLENNLTCR, encoded by the coding sequence TTGGTCGGCAGTGAAATACAGGCTGTTCTCAGTAAGACCCTTTGGGCTGCTGAACCGACTTTAAACTCGATATTAAATCATGCCCTCGCGGGGGGTAAAGGTCTGCGGCCTACTTTAGTGTTATTATGTGCCCGTTTCGGAATGCATGATACCCTGGAAGTTCGCCAGGTTGCGGCAGCCATTGAACTCATCCATCTGGCCTCCTTAATCCATGACGACGTCCTGGACGGAGCAACTATTCGCCGCAACTTGCCTGCCCTCCACTGCGTCTATGGCACCGTACCCGCCATCCTCACCGGCGACTATCTCTTTGCCACCGCCTTTAATTTACTGACCGACAGCAAAAAGGCCGTCTTAAAGACCGTTACAGAGGCCATTCGCTCCATGTGCAGCGGGGAAATCCGCCAGCTTACCTCGGGGTCCCCGAATGTAGAGGCTTATTTCAACTATATAGGACAAAAAACGGCCGTACTCTTCAGTGCCGCCTGCCGTTGTGGTGCCATCCTGTGCCGTCTAAAACGTTCGCAGCAAATTAATTTAGCACGTTTTGGTTGGCATCTGGGCCTGGCCTACCAGATAATCGACGATTACCTGGATCTTTTCGGTTCTCCCCGGCTGATGGGCAAACCCAACCGCCAGGACCTGACCCGCGGCATAATCACCCTGCCTGTGCTGCGTTTTTTGGAGCGCGCGCCGAATGCGGAAGATTGGCAGGTAAAAATTCAACGCGGCCTAAAACCGGCAGAAATAGAAGAACTGGTGCGCGCCGCACGGGAACTCAATTGTGACATTGAGACGGCCGACGTTGCCAGGGAACAGGTAACCCTGGCCCTGGAAGCCCTGGACAGATTACCCCCGAACCCCGTCCAGGAGGAATTGGTATTATTGGCCTTAAAAATCCTGTCTCCTTTAAATCACGCCGATCCTGCGGAGGAACCTGCAGAGGAGGAAGAGCTGTTGAGAAAAGGCCCCGGCCTCCTGGAGAATAACCTTACATGTCGATAA
- a CDS encoding endonuclease III domain-containing protein: MSFKVKYDNISTALMTIYQRLYHYFGPRHWWPAETPFEVIVGAILTQNVTWKNVEKAINNLKTAELLTPEALYTADPSVIETHIRPAGFYRTKAKKLKAFVHHIWEKYDGSLTNMFSQPLKNLRKELLSIYGIGPETADAILCYAGNYPIMVMDAYTLRVFSRLGLLSPKANYEEMQQLFMDNLPHDHYIFNEYHALIDALANKICRKNKPHCNLCPLNDLCAWPKEEKENKKAEKEA, encoded by the coding sequence ATGAGCTTTAAGGTTAAATACGACAATATCTCGACTGCGCTGATGACCATTTATCAAAGGCTATATCACTATTTTGGTCCGCGCCACTGGTGGCCTGCCGAAACACCCTTTGAAGTAATCGTCGGAGCAATCCTTACACAGAATGTAACCTGGAAAAATGTCGAGAAGGCAATCAATAATCTTAAAACGGCTGAATTACTCACGCCCGAAGCCCTCTATACGGCAGATCCCTCTGTAATCGAAACCCATATACGCCCGGCTGGTTTTTACCGGACTAAAGCCAAAAAACTGAAGGCTTTTGTACACCATATATGGGAAAAATATGATGGCTCCCTAACTAATATGTTTTCCCAACCATTAAAGAACCTGCGGAAAGAGTTGCTATCAATATACGGCATTGGTCCGGAAACGGCAGACGCCATACTCTGTTATGCCGGCAATTATCCCATTATGGTCATGGATGCCTATACACTGCGTGTATTTTCGCGCTTGGGTCTTTTAAGTCCCAAAGCTAATTATGAGGAAATGCAGCAATTATTTATGGACAATTTACCTCACGACCATTACATTTTTAATGAATATCACGCTTTAATAGACGCCCTGGCCAACAAAATTTGCCGAAAGAATAAGCCCCATTGTAACCTGTGTCCCCTCAACGATCTCTGTGCCTGGCCAAAGGAAGAGAAGGAGAATAAAAAGGCAGAAAAAGAGGCATAA
- a CDS encoding tetraprenyl-beta-curcumene synthase family protein: MSLQTKSLVFLQRMLFQSFPAVEKELSNWRNVASLIPQPELRKQALDSLREKKFHCQGGSVYATLSPAKSLRRQLLKAIVSLQTISDYLDNLSDRSGIVNEDAFRQLHLAFTDALTPEGRDHDYYSCYPYFRDGGYLAALVKTCRQALADLPGYKKMQGHIMELAHLYCHLQIVKHLEEGKREAILKKRLEPLAQKYGLYWWELAAATGSTLGIFALMAAAADDGSKDRAAALKETYFPWIGGLHILLDYFIDQQEDRRGGDLNFCSFYCSQDEAAARFKLFLRQAKDKAAGLPEPGFHLLVVKGLPALYLSDFKARDPGYLSTCKVILQEAGAFSQQLFLLCRFLRRIGVI, from the coding sequence TTGAGCCTGCAGACAAAAAGTTTGGTTTTTCTCCAGAGAATGCTTTTCCAATCTTTTCCCGCGGTAGAGAAGGAACTCAGCAACTGGAGGAATGTTGCCTCTTTAATACCCCAACCGGAGTTGAGAAAGCAGGCACTGGACAGCCTACGGGAAAAAAAGTTTCACTGCCAGGGAGGAAGTGTTTATGCCACTTTATCCCCCGCAAAGTCGCTGCGGCGACAACTCCTAAAGGCCATTGTGTCCCTGCAGACCATAAGCGATTATCTGGACAACCTCTCCGATCGTAGCGGTATTGTGAATGAAGATGCCTTTCGCCAGCTGCACCTTGCCTTTACCGATGCCCTTACTCCCGAAGGCCGGGATCATGATTATTATTCATGTTATCCCTATTTTCGCGACGGCGGTTATCTTGCCGCTCTGGTAAAAACCTGCCGGCAGGCCCTGGCCGACCTGCCTGGTTATAAAAAAATGCAAGGACATATTATGGAGCTGGCCCATCTGTACTGCCACCTGCAGATCGTCAAGCACCTTGAGGAAGGTAAAAGGGAGGCAATCCTTAAAAAAAGGCTTGAGCCTTTAGCACAAAAATATGGCCTTTACTGGTGGGAACTGGCGGCAGCGACGGGCTCCACCCTTGGAATTTTCGCCCTGATGGCCGCCGCGGCCGATGATGGATCAAAAGATAGGGCGGCCGCCCTGAAGGAAACTTATTTTCCCTGGATCGGCGGCTTACATATTCTCCTGGACTATTTTATCGACCAGCAGGAAGACCGTCGTGGTGGTGACTTAAATTTTTGTTCCTTTTATTGCAGTCAGGACGAAGCAGCCGCGCGCTTTAAACTTTTTCTTAGGCAGGCTAAAGACAAAGCTGCCGGCCTGCCTGAACCGGGATTCCATCTTCTGGTAGTAAAGGGTCTGCCTGCTTTATATTTATCCGATTTCAAGGCCAGGGATCCCGGGTATTTATCGACATGTAAGGTTATTCTCCAGGAGGCCGGGGCCTTTTCTCAACAGCTCTTCCTCCTCTGCAGGTTCCTCCGCAGGATCGGCGTGATTTAA
- a CDS encoding polysaccharide biosynthesis protein translates to MHRFAFMIHPLDAGYITRKFSFARHLPPALLEWVMRYLPPLKVSRITGVRSPHAETEGWFVACPLTSRQMVNLPESFVIQRIIKTGRLAESLGAEILGLGAMTSVVGDAGITVARNLNIAVTTGNSYTVATAIEATEKAAAMMGIELPEAEVVVVGATGSIGAVCAKILARRCRKLTLVARNEDKLVRLAGEIKEMTGVKARITRSIQEALRRADVIITVTAAVDTVIEPEYLKPGAVVCDVARPRDVSRRVAELRDDVLVIDGGVVEVPGDVNFNFNFGYPPGLAYACMAETMILALEGRIENFTLGRDLTVDQVDTINRLAAKHGFRVAGFRSFELPVPEAKVEAIRERARRKLALAR, encoded by the coding sequence TTGCACCGGTTTGCCTTTATGATTCACCCCCTGGATGCCGGCTATATTACTAGAAAGTTTTCCTTCGCGCGCCATTTACCGCCTGCACTCCTTGAATGGGTCATGCGCTACCTTCCCCCATTAAAAGTTTCCCGCATTACCGGCGTTCGTTCTCCCCACGCCGAAACGGAAGGATGGTTTGTAGCCTGTCCCTTGACCTCACGCCAGATGGTTAACCTGCCCGAAAGTTTCGTAATTCAGCGGATTATAAAAACCGGGCGCCTGGCCGAGAGCCTTGGCGCCGAAATTTTGGGCCTGGGGGCCATGACTTCGGTTGTTGGCGATGCCGGGATTACCGTGGCTCGCAATTTGAATATCGCAGTAACTACCGGCAACAGCTACACCGTAGCCACGGCCATTGAGGCGACAGAGAAGGCGGCGGCCATGATGGGCATCGAGCTTCCAGAGGCCGAGGTAGTAGTGGTAGGGGCGACGGGTTCCATAGGGGCCGTCTGCGCAAAAATCCTGGCCCGACGCTGCCGGAAACTTACCCTCGTCGCCCGCAATGAAGATAAGCTGGTGCGCCTTGCCGGAGAGATAAAGGAGATGACCGGCGTCAAGGCGAGGATAACCCGTAGCATACAGGAAGCCCTGCGCCGCGCCGATGTAATTATCACCGTAACCGCGGCGGTAGATACCGTTATCGAACCGGAATATTTAAAGCCGGGGGCGGTAGTTTGCGACGTTGCCCGGCCCCGGGATGTATCCAGGAGGGTGGCAGAACTTAGGGACGACGTCCTGGTCATCGACGGCGGTGTGGTGGAGGTACCCGGTGACGTTAATTTTAACTTTAATTTCGGTTATCCGCCGGGGCTGGCCTATGCCTGTATGGCCGAAACCATGATCCTTGCCCTCGAGGGCCGCATTGAGAACTTTACTCTGGGCCGCGATTTAACCGTAGATCAGGTAGACACCATAAACCGGCTGGCGGCAAAACACGGTTTTCGCGTAGCCGGTTTTCGCAGTTTTGAGCTACCGGTGCCAGAAGCCAAGGTCGAAGCCATTCGCGAGCGGGCCAGGCGCAAATTGGCCCTTGCCCGTTAG
- the lysS gene encoding lysine--tRNA ligase, with translation MAVRLEKLKELREEGIDPYGGRFARTHTTAQVRLNFEELEGREASLAGRIMAIRGHGKASFVDLQDRDGRLQLYIRIDNVGAELYGFFRKLDIGDIIGVKGRVFRTHRGEISLEVRDLVLLCKSLRPLPEKWHGLKDVDLRYRQRYLDLIVNPEVKDVFITRAKILRAIRSFLDARGFLEVETPSMHAIPGGAAARPFITHHNALDIDLYLRIALELHLKRLLVGGLEKVYEMGRVFRNEGISTKHNPEFTMIELYQAYADYEDMMHLLEEMVAYVAAEALGRTTVTYQGEEINLTPPWPRLTMFAAIEKYTGVDFSRLNEEEARRAAMELGVELEPGLDWGKIINEVFEAKVEPHLIQPTFILDYPVAISPLAKRKKDNPELTYRFEAFIAGRELANAFSELNDPLDQRRRFEEQMAARAAGDEEAHMLDEDFLRALEYGMPPAGGMGIGIDRLVMILTDSPSIRDVILFPTMRPKEE, from the coding sequence ATGGCGGTGCGCCTGGAAAAATTAAAGGAACTACGTGAGGAAGGCATCGACCCGTATGGAGGCCGGTTTGCCCGTACCCACACCACGGCCCAGGTGCGCCTCAATTTTGAAGAATTGGAGGGGCGCGAAGCCTCCCTGGCTGGCCGTATTATGGCCATAAGGGGGCATGGAAAGGCGTCTTTCGTAGATCTGCAGGATCGGGACGGCCGCCTCCAGCTGTACATTCGTATCGATAACGTTGGGGCGGAGCTTTACGGCTTTTTTCGCAAACTTGATATAGGCGACATCATCGGCGTAAAGGGCAGGGTTTTTCGTACCCATCGCGGGGAAATATCCCTGGAGGTCCGTGATTTAGTCCTTCTCTGCAAAAGTTTAAGGCCGTTGCCGGAAAAATGGCACGGCTTAAAGGACGTAGATTTGCGTTACCGGCAGCGCTACCTCGATCTTATTGTCAACCCTGAGGTCAAAGATGTATTTATCACCCGGGCCAAAATCCTGCGGGCCATAAGGAGTTTCCTGGACGCCCGCGGCTTTTTGGAAGTAGAAACGCCGAGCATGCACGCCATTCCCGGCGGCGCCGCCGCCCGGCCCTTTATCACCCACCATAATGCCCTGGATATCGATTTGTACCTGCGTATTGCATTGGAACTCCATTTAAAACGGCTCCTGGTGGGCGGTTTGGAAAAGGTCTACGAAATGGGTCGCGTTTTTCGCAATGAAGGCATATCGACCAAGCATAACCCTGAATTCACCATGATCGAGCTGTATCAGGCCTATGCCGATTACGAAGATATGATGCATCTTCTGGAAGAGATGGTGGCCTATGTGGCCGCTGAAGCCCTGGGAAGGACAACCGTCACCTATCAGGGCGAGGAGATTAATTTGACACCGCCCTGGCCGCGGTTAACAATGTTTGCGGCCATAGAGAAATACACGGGCGTCGACTTTTCGCGTTTGAATGAAGAAGAAGCCCGGCGGGCGGCAATGGAGCTGGGAGTCGAACTAGAGCCCGGCCTGGATTGGGGGAAAATCATTAACGAAGTCTTTGAGGCCAAGGTAGAACCCCACCTCATCCAACCTACCTTTATCCTCGATTATCCGGTGGCCATATCGCCCCTCGCCAAAAGGAAGAAAGATAATCCAGAACTTACCTACCGTTTTGAAGCCTTTATTGCCGGGCGAGAGCTGGCCAACGCCTTTTCCGAATTGAACGATCCCCTGGATCAGCGCCGTCGTTTTGAAGAGCAGATGGCGGCCCGGGCCGCCGGAGATGAAGAAGCCCACATGCTCGATGAAGATTTCTTGCGTGCCCTGGAATACGGCATGCCGCCGGCTGGGGGGATGGGCATCGGTATAGATCGCTTGGTGATGATTTTAACCGATTCCCCTTCTATTAGGGACGTCATACTTTTCCCCACCATGCGCCCAAAAGAAGAATAA
- a CDS encoding UvrB/UvrC motif-containing protein — protein sequence MLCERCQQRPASVHVTRIINGEKTELYLCQECARDMQPQLNFSIPKFLAGLFDYEPGPGIKTQTIVEHCRECGMSYEQFQQTGRLGCPACYHYLAGRLEPLIRRIQGSSQHRGKVPRRAGGNLRVRREIEKLRAQLQQLVEQEEFEKAAQVRDRIRELENSLGEQGGGQ from the coding sequence ATGCTTTGTGAGCGTTGTCAGCAAAGGCCGGCCAGCGTTCATGTAACCAGGATTATCAACGGTGAAAAAACAGAACTCTACCTATGCCAGGAATGTGCCCGCGACATGCAGCCCCAGCTTAATTTTTCCATTCCCAAATTTTTAGCCGGGCTTTTTGATTACGAACCCGGTCCGGGCATTAAAACTCAAACCATTGTAGAGCACTGCCGGGAATGCGGCATGAGTTATGAACAATTTCAGCAAACAGGTCGGCTGGGCTGTCCCGCCTGCTATCATTACCTGGCAGGCAGGTTGGAACCCTTGATCCGGCGTATTCAGGGCAGCAGCCAGCACCGCGGCAAGGTCCCCCGCCGGGCCGGGGGGAACCTGCGGGTGCGCCGGGAGATTGAAAAATTAAGGGCGCAGTTACAGCAGTTGGTCGAGCAGGAGGAATTTGAAAAGGCAGCCCAGGTACGGGACCGCATCAGGGAACTGGAAAATAGCCTTGGTGAACAGGGGGGCGGACAATGA
- the greA gene encoding transcription elongation factor GreA: protein MAEKETLLTMNGLKKLEEELEYLKTVKRREVAERLKQAIEFGDLSENSEYEDAKNEQAFIEGRILTLEKKLRNARVIDASEMPDDVVSLGSRVALKDMDTGEELEYEIVGSMEADPAENRISNESPVGKALLGHHIGEIINIQVPAGTLRYQIIKINRG, encoded by the coding sequence ATGGCAGAAAAAGAAACTTTATTGACCATGAATGGCTTAAAGAAACTGGAAGAAGAGCTAGAATACCTAAAGACGGTAAAGCGACGGGAGGTGGCCGAACGTTTAAAGCAGGCCATTGAGTTCGGTGACCTCAGCGAAAACTCGGAATATGAGGATGCCAAGAATGAACAGGCCTTCATCGAAGGCCGCATTCTTACGTTAGAAAAGAAGCTGCGCAACGCTAGGGTTATTGACGCCAGCGAAATGCCTGACGACGTCGTTTCCCTCGGCTCCAGGGTCGCCTTGAAGGATATGGACACCGGAGAAGAGTTGGAATACGAAATCGTTGGCTCTATGGAGGCCGATCCCGCGGAAAATCGCATCTCCAACGAATCGCCCGTAGGCAAAGCCCTGCTGGGCCATCATATTGGAGAAATAATAAATATTCAGGTACCTGCCGGGACTTTGCGTTATCAGATAATCAAAATTAACCGTGGATAA